A region from the Planctomycetota bacterium genome encodes:
- a CDS encoding DUF1592 domain-containing protein → MTFGRLSALWALGLAAAWGFSAASPAAQNASEPSLDEQFQSRIKPLLSAYCYKCHGPQLKPKADLNLTKYQTERSVRENRKLMKEVLVKIHTLEMPPEGSPQPKPEERKQITDWFEAALNRVDPNAPKTAGRVVCRRLNRQEYRRTVKDLLGVDFDPTKDFPADDLGYGFDTVGDVLSLPPLLMEKYLAAARVIADQAVQGRERDRYIFVSRPGGSKKPRDAAREVLARLASRAFRRPAAPDEVERLVKLFDVAEKHEPDFDRAMTLPLRALLVSPHFLFRAEGAAGEGVQPLTDWELATRLSYFLWSSMPDDELFEQARKGALKDPAALEAQALRMLKDPRATALAENFAPQWLQVRRLEEIHFDPKLFPAYDARLREDMIREVVLFFEAIVREDRSVLDLLDADFTFVNDRLARHYGLAGASGSGFQRVKLPDGRRGGVITMAAILAATSDPDRTSPVKRGKWVLEAILGTPPPPPVPDAANLKPEPDDARLTLRQRMERHRRDPNCASCHNRMDPIGFGLENFDALGAWRERDGNQPLDVSATLPDGRTFKGPVELKNLLKERKDDFAACLTEKLMTYGLGRGMEHFDQPVIDEIVRAAARHGYRFSTFVTEIVKSYPFRNRQKERGKR, encoded by the coding sequence GTGACCTTCGGGCGTCTCAGTGCTCTTTGGGCTCTGGGTTTGGCCGCCGCGTGGGGATTCTCCGCGGCTTCCCCGGCCGCCCAGAACGCTTCCGAACCCTCTCTTGACGAACAGTTCCAGAGCCGCATCAAACCGCTTCTTTCGGCTTACTGCTACAAATGTCACGGTCCGCAGCTTAAGCCGAAGGCCGACCTTAACCTGACCAAGTATCAGACCGAGCGCAGCGTGCGGGAGAACCGCAAGCTGATGAAGGAAGTCCTCGTCAAGATCCACACCCTCGAGATGCCTCCGGAAGGCTCTCCGCAGCCGAAACCCGAGGAGCGCAAACAGATCACCGACTGGTTCGAAGCGGCGCTCAACCGCGTGGACCCCAACGCCCCGAAGACCGCCGGCCGCGTGGTCTGCCGGAGGCTCAATCGGCAGGAGTACCGCCGTACCGTCAAGGATCTTCTGGGCGTGGATTTCGATCCCACAAAGGACTTTCCGGCCGACGACTTGGGATACGGTTTCGACACGGTGGGGGACGTCCTTTCCCTGCCGCCCCTGCTCATGGAAAAATACCTCGCGGCCGCGCGGGTGATCGCCGATCAGGCCGTCCAGGGCCGCGAGCGCGACCGCTACATCTTCGTCAGCCGCCCGGGCGGCTCCAAAAAGCCCCGGGACGCGGCCCGCGAGGTGCTCGCCCGGCTGGCCTCGCGCGCCTTCCGCCGTCCCGCCGCGCCCGACGAGGTCGAGCGCCTCGTCAAGCTCTTCGACGTCGCCGAAAAGCACGAGCCCGATTTCGATCGCGCGATGACCTTGCCGCTACGGGCTCTCCTGGTTTCCCCCCACTTCCTCTTCCGCGCGGAAGGCGCCGCCGGCGAGGGCGTGCAGCCCCTGACCGACTGGGAACTGGCCACGCGCCTTTCCTATTTCCTCTGGTCGAGCATGCCGGACGACGAGCTTTTCGAGCAGGCCCGCAAGGGCGCGCTCAAGGATCCGGCCGCGCTGGAGGCGCAGGCCCTCCGCATGCTTAAGGACCCCCGCGCCACCGCCCTGGCCGAGAACTTCGCCCCCCAGTGGCTCCAGGTGCGCCGCCTCGAGGAAATCCACTTCGATCCCAAGCTCTTTCCCGCCTACGACGCCCGCTTGCGGGAAGACATGATCCGGGAGGTCGTGCTCTTTTTCGAGGCGATCGTTCGGGAGGACCGCAGCGTCCTCGATCTCCTGGACGCCGACTTCACGTTCGTCAACGACCGGCTGGCGCGCCACTACGGATTGGCGGGAGCGTCCGGGTCGGGGTTCCAGCGCGTGAAGCTTCCGGACGGGAGGCGCGGCGGGGTCATCACCATGGCGGCGATCCTGGCGGCGACGTCCGATCCGGACCGGACCAGCCCCGTCAAGCGCGGCAAGTGGGTTCTCGAGGCGATTCTGGGGACGCCCCCGCCGCCGCCGGTGCCCGACGCCGCCAACCTCAAGCCCGAGCCGGACGACGCCCGCCTGACCCTCCGGCAGCGCATGGAGCGCCACCGGCGCGACCCGAACTGCGCTTCCTGCCACAACCGGATGGATCCGATCGGCTTCGGACTGGAAAACTTCGACGCCCTGGGCGCCTGGCGCGAACGGGACGGAAACCAGCCTCTCGATGTTTCGGCCACTCTGCCGGACGGACGCACGTTCAAGGGGCCGGTCGAGCTCAAGAACCTTCTCAAGGAGCGGAAGGACGATTTTGCGGCCTGCCTGACGGAGAAGCTCATGACCTACGGGCTGGGCCGGGGCATGGAGCACTTCGATCAGCCGGTGATCGACGAAATCGTCCGGGCCGCCGCGCGCCACGGGTACCGGTTCTCGACGTTCGTGACCGAGATCGTCAAGAGCTATCCGTTCCGGAACCGTCAGAAAGAGCGAGGCAAGCGATGA
- a CDS encoding DUF1552 domain-containing protein — MRKPLSRRTLLRGIGTAIALPWLEAMTPRTLLASSAAPPPVRMAFFFVPNGQNMDGWKMPKTPGLPETLAPLKNVASKVLIISGLAQRAAESGGDGAGDHARDSAAYLTGVRPKKTDGKDLRAGVSADQFAAQQVGHETRLPSLELGTQEGAQSGNCDSGYSCAYSSNISWITPTQPAAKEIDPRALYIRLFGDPKARQSEQEIAREAAYTRSLLDLVLDEAKGLRSRLGAADQAKLDEYLESVRSIEKQIQGNVAPKNPPADLEFPGGRPQDYAQHLRVMLDLLAAAFQTDTTRIATFMVANSGSNRTFPSIGINEGHHTLSHHGGSKDKLDKIKKIDLFYMQQFAYFLEKLDRIKEERGTLLDNSMIVYGG, encoded by the coding sequence ATGAGAAAGCCGCTTTCCCGGCGAACCCTGCTCCGCGGGATCGGGACCGCGATCGCGCTGCCGTGGCTGGAGGCCATGACGCCGCGGACGCTCCTGGCGTCCTCGGCCGCCCCGCCGCCCGTCCGGATGGCTTTCTTCTTCGTGCCCAACGGGCAGAACATGGACGGCTGGAAGATGCCGAAGACGCCGGGACTGCCCGAGACGCTGGCGCCCCTCAAGAACGTGGCGTCCAAGGTGCTCATCATCAGCGGACTGGCTCAGCGCGCGGCCGAAAGCGGCGGCGACGGGGCCGGCGACCACGCCCGAGACAGCGCCGCCTACCTCACCGGCGTGCGCCCGAAGAAGACCGACGGCAAGGACCTCCGCGCTGGCGTTTCGGCCGATCAGTTCGCCGCTCAGCAGGTCGGCCACGAGACGCGGCTGCCCTCGCTTGAACTCGGCACGCAGGAAGGCGCGCAGTCCGGAAACTGCGACTCGGGGTACAGCTGCGCCTACTCGTCCAACATCTCCTGGATCACCCCCACCCAGCCGGCGGCCAAGGAGATCGACCCCCGCGCCCTCTACATCCGCCTCTTCGGCGATCCCAAGGCCCGGCAGTCCGAACAGGAGATCGCCCGCGAGGCGGCCTACACGCGGAGCCTCCTCGATCTGGTCCTCGACGAGGCCAAGGGGCTCCGTTCGCGCCTGGGGGCCGCGGATCAAGCCAAGCTCGATGAATACCTCGAATCCGTCCGCTCCATCGAGAAGCAGATCCAGGGGAACGTCGCTCCGAAGAATCCGCCGGCCGACCTCGAGTTCCCCGGCGGCCGCCCGCAGGATTACGCCCAGCACCTGCGCGTCATGCTCGACCTCCTGGCGGCCGCTTTCCAGACGGATACGACCCGCATCGCCACCTTCATGGTGGCCAACTCCGGCAGTAACCGGACGTTTCCCTCGATCGGGATCAACGAGGGCCACCACACCCTCTCCCACCACGGCGGGTCCAAGGACAAGCTCGACAAGATCAAGAAGATCGACCTCTTCTACATGCAGCAGTTCGCGTACTTCCTCGAGAAACTCGACCGCATCAAGGAGGAGCGGGGGACGCTTCTCGACAACTCCATGATCGTCTACGGCGG